ATGTCCAAAAGACttatgcctcgtttgtttttgcagatgagtaAAAATGcaaattgaataatatttttttaatattatttttattttaagatttgaaaaaattaaattgtttattttattttgtgtaaaaattataaaaaatcgtAATGATCattagatgatatgaattgagagaagttataaaaataaacaaggcctTAAATTGATCAcaccacctatatatatatatatttcgtgtGTAGTAGCTAGTTACCTTCTTTTTCAAACACTTTAGGGCCCAAATACTtcattaaatttgaataaatttttcaacataatttttgTGATGGCGTTTGTGAAAGTGGACaagtaaaattgaaaagttgtttCAATATAAGTATTAAGATCATTAACTTTACATTCggaatttgtaaaagttgttataattttcatactaataattaaataatgattgaatcaaaagttaaaatagtattttttttatttggttttaaaaaaaaataatgaaaaaatttgtAGCTAAACAAGTCCTAATTCTTTTGATATTTCCTGGGAGTACTCATGTATTAttatcagagagagagaaatatgcATAAGAGTTACATAgttaattaagaaaagaaaaatgatagttgcaatctTAAGTGTGCAAGcgtcatgtaattattttgaaaaaagtaaatagatacgggatttacatgaaaaaaaaaaataactattttctaGCAAAGTGACTATACGGTACTTACGCATTTTACGACTGTAAGCAATATTATTCTCGATAAAAACCATTAGTATCTGCCGTAAACCCACCTGGAGTGACTCGGCTGCCAAGAATATAAAGGATGTAGGCGATGGATCGAAACAAATCCATTCGCCATCATTTGTTTTTATCTCCAGACCCTTTACACGATTTTGATGAAGTATGGAGGTGAAGTGCTTGTCCGCATGGCTTGGAAGGCCTTCGGTCCTCGACCACCCTGTCttctgatcatcatgatcatgatcaatatcACGTTCTTTGTATTTTAGAAATCCGAGACTGTGTGTGGTTAAATCCATGTGAGAGTCATAGTATTTCTCCACGCCATAGTTTTCGAACAGCATTCTCGTCACCATTTGATCCAATTCCTCCATCAGCCTCACGTATGAATCAGCACTCTCACTAGCCAAAACAAAAGTTCTGGGATTTAGTTATTTCCTCAAGCAACAAGAGTGCATCATaaatcatgaaaagaaaaagaaatggacagATGAGATTAGATTATGATTCTGATTACCGGAAACGATCGTTTCCGTCGGGCCAGAAGATACTGGTCACCCTCTGAGTTTCTTCCGGAGAGATTGCGTTGTCAATCATCATGCGTTCGTGAAGATCAGCAATAGAAGAATAGCCATGATAGGGCTTTTCATATATTGCTTTCTGCTTGGTTTCTGTGGGGAAATCAAACAGCTCTCGTACTGCATCAAACATTGTGTCGTGAAGCTCCAAGGGAACTTATTGCCGAGTTCTGCTACAAAGTAACCGTGCTCTTCGAGTGCGCTGCAAACTTGCTCGCGCAGCGAGGACCATAAGGCTGTACCAGGCTTGAGGTTCTCGTTGGAGAAATCGAGAACCGGAATCTTGGCCTGTGTCTGGATAgccatggggggggggggggggggggttttcTTTTCCGTTGATTAAGCTCGGAATTTGAGGGCTCTCTGCAAGGCAAAACCGTGAAACGCAGTTGTGATATGGAAGTAATGCGTTGTTTATAGAATTCAGGCTCCGATTGGATACAGATGCTGACATGTAAGGCtcaatcttcaaaaaaaaaatctcttagcAAAGGAGTGGTTTATCAAATTCCACGTCAATCCTACGAATTGAtgacgaaaattatttttatatgataataaattatttttttctcaaattttgtttttaataaaaaaaatcgttaatatgtatttttgtgtGTCAAATCACTTATATCtagcaagatttttttttaaattttcacacaaaatataataaataatttaatttttttaaatctcaaaataataataacattaaaaaataatattctaataatattttatttaactttcatctaaaagcatatcatctcatctcatcttatcttagtCATTACAGTGTTGTGTCCAGTCTTTTTGAAAAAGTGCCGAATTTCAGtgattctaaataaataaataaatatttgcataatatcgTAAGCTACAGTATTAGAGTATATaaatttcacatatttttttttaaaaagtacatgaatctatcattaaaaaaataattcttttatataaattttaaatttatttactttttttaaataaaattacatgtcttaaaactgaaaatattatttctgtacacttctttttctttgaaatacTCTAAATACACTTAATCCTCCATCTCTTGCTTGAAATTTTAAGTTCAGATAAAGAACTTAATAAACCTTCTACCAAGGAAGACATACAATTTCGTGAATAAATTATTAGCAAGTACTGTAGGGTCAAGATATTCGGCAATCGGCAAGATATTTCAAAATAGAGATAACGTCACTGTTGCTTTTGTTCTCCcaagtatttattattttatagaaaagcTCCAAAACATAGCTATCAAACTGGGCCTACAAATATACACTttgagaatgaaagaaaggaaatttTACTAATTAAGTTGGATAAAAGCCAGGCCAAATTATAAACAATCCTATACAACATAGAATCACATCAGCAATAATGGATGACGACAAAGAAGAGGGGGGAGGATGAAGACAGAGAAGAGGGGACCTTCGGGCACGGAGAGAGGGAGCTTAGGGACCAGGAGAGGACAGCCGgttagtgtttttattttacttttaatgaGTGAGCCCGACTTGCCGCGTGGGTGTGTTGCGTAAGAAATAGGAACCGGCTGACAAGAAAATTTTCTCTAACTAAATAAAGGTATGCCAAAAAAGATTAGCCTGCATAGATATCGATATCTATATCTTCTTAAATATAAAAGCGTCTATTTCAAAAGGAACAGTATGTTTTTgtctcacattttttttccgTTTTGTCCCTGCATTTTTCACATATCCCTTTTTTAtccctctattttcttttatttgctcGTTGTTTTACTTTTTTGGCCTCCTATTTAGTTTGATTTCCCTTTTTGCTTTACTTTTAGAGAAAATCTACTATGCCGCCCTATTATGACCACTCAATTTGACcgttggtcaaattttttttttttttacttaatagttaacgaagtgattttaaatgtattggtgtatttttttattttttaaaaatatttaaatatattaaaaaaaatataaaaaaaaaaccaaaactacTGAACGGCACGCCTAGCAGTAAGAGTAGGGCGGCATTGTAGCCCACTCTTACTTTTATTccgtttttacttttttatcccTCACAATCTTGAAAAGTGGCTTCTCgacaattttgtttttccttcgttgtccttttgttttgttgcatGTTTACCTTTCTATCCCTCCTTTTGCTTTACTTTTATTTCGATTTTGTCCCTCACAATCCTGAAAAGTGGCGCAGAGGCACGCCGAGTACTCGCAGGAGCACGGTACGTCACGAGCTGCATAGGCTCGTCGGCAGCAACCAATCTGATCTTCGGCGTCGTCTGATGTTCCTGGAGTGGTCCCCGACCAGCTCCCTCTGGCGAAGATCCTCTCTGGGCCAGCCATGGACACGGGTCTACATATGGCCGAGACTCCGAGACTCAGTCCCACCGTGGCACAGTAAGGGTGGCGGCGGCCACCATGTGGACCGCCGGCGTGGTTTGTTCCTCCTGAAAGCCACCATTGCACCCCGACACGCAACAAGCAACGGGCCACGCATCTAGTGCACAAAATGTGCATTGGACTCCTCGGCCAAATCACGGCCAAGGTCTCCCCTCGCCCACTAGAAGACCACCCAGGCACCACGGCTAGAGGTTACCTCACTCCGACCATGCACCACGGCCAGTGGTCCCCTCGCCTACGGCCATGCCCTTGAGCCTTCGCCTACGGCCATGCCCTTGAGCCCTCGCCCACGACCGTGCACCACGACACTTGAGTCCTCGCTTATGGGGTAGATCCTTTTGTCACGGACTCCTCGCTACTCGACCATGCAAATTCCTCACCCAGACTATACTGGAAGCGAAGTATTGATTGATCTGCATCACTCTTGACGCTAAAACCGGATAGTCGATTaatccaaaaaaatccaaaatttcatctcactGAAAACATGTAGAACAAACAAGAATCTCcaagtataaaggaaaattGCGCAAAACTGAGCAAatgttatttaaaatcaaaGCATGGCTCCAAATAGCCATCTATATATGCAGGCACACAACATTACACCAAATAattaacaaccaaacaaattCCAGAGCCCGAGCAAGAGGAAGCGAAATCCACTAAggatcataaaagaaaaataaataaaaatgaaatcaaataCCTCACTTCGTATATGGAGTCCGAGATGGGTGGAGAAGCAGACTATGAGCCTCCCAACTCAGCCAGAGAGCTTGAACCCATTTCCATTTGTACCCTTTACAGC
Above is a genomic segment from Juglans microcarpa x Juglans regia isolate MS1-56 chromosome 1D, Jm3101_v1.0, whole genome shotgun sequence containing:
- the LOC121251396 gene encoding LOW QUALITY PROTEIN: 2-oxoglutarate-dependent dioxygenase AOP2-like (The sequence of the model RefSeq protein was modified relative to this genomic sequence to represent the inferred CDS: inserted 1 base in 1 codon), giving the protein MAIQTQAKIPVLDFSNENLKPGTALWSSLREQVCSALEEHGYFVAELGNKFPXELHDTMFDAVRELFDFPTETKQKAIYEKPYHGYSSIADLHERMMIDNAISPEETQRVTSIFWPDGNDRFRESADSYVRLMEELDQMVTRMLFENYGVEKYYDSHMDLTTHSLGFLKYKERDIDHDHDDQKTGWSRTEGLPSHADKHFTSILHQNRVKGLEIKTNDGEWICFDPSPTSFIFLAAESLQVWSNDRIQACFHRVMMTENETRHSLGLFAFNDGVISVPEELVDEEHPLRYKPLNLIDFLKAQAVHATALPVKAFCGV